Proteins from a genomic interval of Desulfobacteraceae bacterium:
- a CDS encoding alpha/beta fold hydrolase, with the protein MTHFKRRLLIGFGVCLVVLAGLGVWFYQVYFASTVSALQRAEAFLFRRMQVAQLNQQGEYRFFFVTNRRAEGDEGSLEERFGTEREEALKFGFFDVKIEPSLGLGMIINPTEWFQNEEIKLKAVQTLDQSAFVAQVQQLVQESPYRALLMVVHGFREAFPSALRKTTFLGHVLDINTPVLLFDWPGNQGSSPAGYRRAQRVAKASGAELARTLELIIREIQPERLWLIANSMGAQVAVDAFRLLYEQADLADAETEIADVMLTAPDVDFEEFDAHFQQALKALARKTTIYVSSNDRALVASRLLNRGRRRGESTLSPSELEAAARVVDHDPDSEEVTVVDVTPVNRTRNFHNFSLETPEFFDDVFLRLTNTETPRSRLIYAVQAPNGTIYWILTRGR; encoded by the coding sequence TTGACCCACTTCAAACGCCGCCTGCTGATCGGTTTCGGGGTCTGCCTGGTGGTTTTGGCGGGGCTGGGGGTCTGGTTCTACCAAGTCTATTTTGCCTCCACGGTCAGCGCCCTGCAGCGCGCCGAGGCCTTTTTGTTTCGCCGCATGCAGGTCGCGCAGCTCAACCAGCAGGGCGAGTACCGTTTTTTTTTCGTCACCAACCGCCGTGCGGAGGGCGATGAAGGGTCGCTGGAGGAGCGCTTCGGGACCGAGCGCGAGGAGGCCCTCAAATTCGGGTTTTTTGACGTCAAGATCGAGCCCTCCCTGGGCCTGGGGATGATCATCAACCCCACCGAGTGGTTCCAGAACGAGGAGATCAAGCTCAAGGCGGTGCAAACGCTTGATCAATCGGCATTCGTCGCCCAGGTGCAACAGCTCGTTCAGGAATCCCCCTACCGCGCGCTCTTGATGGTGGTGCACGGGTTCCGCGAGGCCTTTCCCTCGGCTCTCCGCAAGACCACGTTTTTGGGCCACGTGCTGGACATCAACACGCCGGTGCTCCTCTTCGACTGGCCCGGCAACCAGGGCAGCTCACCGGCGGGCTACCGGCGGGCGCAACGGGTGGCCAAAGCCTCCGGGGCGGAGCTGGCCCGCACCCTGGAGCTGATCATTCGCGAGATCCAGCCCGAGCGGCTGTGGCTGATCGCCAACAGCATGGGGGCACAGGTGGCCGTCGACGCCTTCCGGCTGCTCTACGAGCAGGCGGACCTGGCCGATGCCGAGACCGAGATCGCCGATGTCATGCTGACCGCACCGGACGTCGACTTCGAGGAGTTCGACGCCCATTTTCAGCAGGCCCTCAAGGCCCTGGCCCGCAAAACCACGATCTACGTCTCCTCCAACGACCGGGCCCTGGTGGCCAGCCGCCTCCTCAACCGCGGCCGGCGGCGGGGGGAAAGCACCCTGAGCCCCAGCGAGCTGGAAGCGGCCGCGCGGGTGGTGGACCACGACCCGGACAGCGAGGAGGTCACCGTGGTGGATGTCACGCCGGTCAACCGCACCCGCAACTTCCACAATTTCAGCCTGGAAACGCCGGAGTTTTTCGACGACGTCTTCCTGCGTCTGACCAACACCGAAACCCCCCGCAGCCGCCTGATCTACGCGGTCCAGGCCCCCAACGGCACGATCTACTGGATCCTGACCCGCGGTCGCTAG